One part of the Heptranchias perlo isolate sHepPer1 chromosome 10, sHepPer1.hap1, whole genome shotgun sequence genome encodes these proteins:
- the LOC137326590 gene encoding EEF1A lysine methyltransferase 3-like, whose amino-acid sequence MTTALCLENSGDDASKKKDHDSPCFIRQDNFEFCGYSLKIAMGVNLGVSAYVWDSGIALCRYFEKEKISFTGKKVIELGSGTGIVGILVTLLGGAVTMTDQPDTLKQIEYNVSTNIPTASRHRLKVRPLTWGEDQTNFPTDYDFILGSDIVYSSVTYPSLIRTLHYLANQGTTIYLSSEFRKGNGSLSFHEVLLPEYFNCLVVDRLEDKDITVYKMTRISTSPEIGLRA is encoded by the exons ATGACGACAGCCCTATGCCTGGAGAATTCCGGAGACGATGCCTCAAAGAAGAAGGATCACGATTCGCCTTGCTTCATCAGGCAGGACAACTTCGAGTTCTGCGGATACAGTTTAAAGATCGCTATGGGCGTGAACTTGGGCGTTTCTGCTTATGTCTGGGACTCT gggattgCTCTTTGTCGGTACTTTGAGAAGGAGAAGATCAGTTTTACTGGGAAGAAAGTGATTGAGCTGGGATCGGGCACTGGGATCGTGGGGATTTTAGTAACCCTACTAG GTGGAGCAGTTACCATGACAGATCAACCGGACACCCTGAAGCAAATAGAATATAATGTCTCCACCAACATCCCCACTGCCAGCAGACATCGTCTAAAAGTCCGTCCCCTGACCTGGGGTGAAGATCAAACTAACTTTCCTACCGACTATGACTTCATCCTAGGTTCTGATATTGTCTATAGCTCAGTTACTTACCCCTCGCTAATAAGAACACTGCACTATCTCGCCAACCAAGGGACGACAATTTACCTCTCTTCCGAATTCCGAAAGGGGAATGGCTCCCTCTCTTTCCATGAAGTGCTTCTACCTGAGTATTTTAACTGCCTGGTTGTTGATAGGTTAGAAGACAAGGATATTACTGTGTACAAAATGACCAGAATTAGTACAAGTCCTGAAATTGGGCTCCGAGCGTAA